In a genomic window of Armatimonas rosea:
- the tsaE gene encoding tRNA (adenosine(37)-N6)-threonylcarbamoyltransferase complex ATPase subunit type 1 TsaE — MERAEFLVDSLEGTDTAARWLAARLEAGALVCLSGDLGAGKTTFTRALVAALGSPARVSSPTFTLVHEYDGGRYPVVHMDAYRLSSGAEWEAAGLAEYLEGKNVVLVEWPEQIADALPEPAWRVTLTETGPESRTILISPPNMGAGGLNS; from the coding sequence GTGGAACGTGCGGAATTTTTGGTGGACTCCCTGGAGGGCACCGACACGGCGGCGCGCTGGTTGGCGGCGCGCCTGGAGGCCGGTGCGCTGGTCTGCCTCTCGGGCGACTTGGGCGCGGGTAAGACCACCTTTACGCGCGCGCTCGTGGCGGCCCTGGGCTCCCCGGCGCGGGTGTCGTCGCCGACCTTTACGCTGGTGCATGAGTACGATGGGGGGCGCTACCCCGTGGTCCACATGGATGCCTACCGGCTGAGTAGTGGTGCCGAGTGGGAGGCAGCGGGGCTGGCGGAGTACCTGGAGGGCAAGAATGTCGTCCTGGTGGAGTGGCCGGAGCAGATCGCCGATGCCCTCCCGGAGCCCGCCTGGCGCGTAACGCTCACAGAGACGGGACCAGAGTCTCGCACCATCCTAATTTCTCCCCCAAACATGGGGGCTGGGGGGCTTAATTCGTGA
- a CDS encoding MBL fold metallo-hydrolase, with the protein MVVTFLGTGTSTGVPLLACDCPVCLSTDPRDKRTRPALTVQGPEGTILVDAGPDLRTQCLAQRVRRVDACLLTHPHADHLFGLDDLRQFNFQYGIRIPIYSTPETLAHVRRVYDYCFTTTQEGGGKPQLDLVEWEPFTPVTICGVEVLPLWHWHGNLRVTSLVFNGVFAYVTDVSAIPDETRPYLQDRETLVLGTVRYEPHPTHFHFAQALDEAKALGARQTYLTHLSHYFGHESVSQELPENIALAYDGLRLTFSP; encoded by the coding sequence ATGGTCGTCACTTTTTTGGGCACGGGGACGTCCACAGGCGTTCCCTTGCTTGCCTGCGACTGCCCGGTCTGCCTCTCCACCGACCCGCGCGACAAGCGCACGCGCCCCGCGCTCACCGTGCAGGGGCCGGAGGGGACGATCCTGGTCGATGCGGGGCCGGACCTGCGTACCCAGTGCCTCGCCCAGCGCGTCCGGCGGGTCGATGCCTGCCTCCTCACGCACCCCCACGCCGACCATCTCTTCGGCCTCGATGACCTGCGGCAGTTCAACTTCCAGTACGGCATTCGCATCCCGATCTACAGCACCCCCGAGACCCTTGCCCATGTCCGCCGGGTCTACGACTACTGCTTCACTACGACCCAAGAGGGCGGCGGCAAGCCACAGCTGGATTTAGTGGAGTGGGAGCCGTTCACCCCCGTGACGATCTGTGGGGTCGAGGTGCTCCCGCTCTGGCACTGGCACGGAAACCTGCGGGTCACGAGCCTGGTCTTCAATGGGGTCTTCGCCTATGTCACCGATGTCTCGGCCATCCCCGACGAGACCCGGCCGTACTTGCAGGACCGAGAGACGCTGGTGCTGGGAACGGTCCGCTACGAGCCGCACCCGACCCACTTTCACTTCGCGCAAGCCCTCGACGAAGCCAAGGCGCTGGGGGCGCGGCAGACCTACCTGACGCACCTGTCGCACTACTTCGGCCACGAGAGCGTGTCCCAAGAGCTCCCCGAGAATATCGCACTTGCCTACGATGGGCTCCGCTTGACGTTTTCCCCGTGA
- a CDS encoding macro domain-containing protein, whose protein sequence is MKIYLVAVEAPLYEAFLSHCGDLEFVSVKFGSILDLAVDAVVSPANSYGFMDGGIDFLYSQFFGWEVEARLQKAIREKHHGELLVGQAELVATEHAQIPWLIAAPTMRVPMILTDSVNPFLAARAALRVALEAGLESVAFPGLGTGVGRVGAATCAHQMRQALGEVLLGEGHFPRTWAEASDRHQGLYTARRRNLQKES, encoded by the coding sequence ATGAAAATCTATCTGGTGGCGGTGGAAGCACCGCTGTACGAGGCGTTTCTGTCCCACTGTGGGGATCTAGAGTTCGTTTCCGTAAAGTTTGGCTCTATCCTGGACCTCGCCGTGGACGCCGTGGTCTCGCCGGCCAATAGCTACGGGTTCATGGACGGTGGCATCGACTTTCTCTACTCGCAGTTCTTTGGCTGGGAGGTGGAGGCGCGGCTGCAAAAGGCGATTCGGGAGAAGCACCACGGCGAGCTCCTGGTGGGGCAGGCAGAGCTGGTGGCGACCGAGCACGCGCAGATTCCCTGGCTGATCGCCGCCCCGACCATGCGTGTCCCCATGATCCTCACCGACTCCGTGAACCCGTTTCTGGCGGCGCGGGCGGCGTTAAGAGTGGCGCTTGAGGCGGGGCTGGAGAGTGTGGCGTTTCCGGGGCTGGGGACGGGAGTCGGGCGGGTGGGCGCGGCGACCTGTGCCCACCAAATGCGCCAGGCGCTTGGGGAGGTGCTGCTCGGGGAGGGGCACTTTCCGCGCACCTGGGCGGAGGCATCCGACCGGCACCAGGGGCTCTACACCGCGCGGCGGCGCAATCTGCAGAAGGAGAGCTAG
- the selA gene encoding L-seryl-tRNA(Sec) selenium transferase, with the protein MTDEQRQQLRALPQVERVSAEPELAQVPVALRLACIRQALHEIREEILLGRPATSVMERTLALASRAPKVRGAVNATGILLHTNLGRATLAPAAVAAVAAVAQQHATLEVDDESGGRGDRQAGCAALLRELTGADDAIVVNNNAAATVLALTALASGKDVILSRSELVEIGGHFRLPDVIVQSGARLVEVGTTNRTRVGDYTRALTENTGMLLRCHPSNFRVVGFTESASLEELVALSRQAAVPFGDDIGSGALVDFAPFGLTDEPQVQKSIAAGADLVWFSGDKLLGGPQAGILVGRADLIAVCKKHPLMRALRPDKLTLAALEATLRIYRDGTHWEEIPILRRIQRDPGEISRRCRTVARKLKRLGYDTTTEATFSQVGGGSLPDRQLPSHAVAVRAANLPALARQLRHAATPVYGRIERDRLLLDLRAVDPDEEAALVRAFEGQST; encoded by the coding sequence GTGACCGACGAGCAGCGCCAGCAGCTCCGTGCTCTGCCCCAAGTGGAGCGTGTGAGCGCCGAACCCGAGCTCGCGCAGGTGCCGGTCGCGCTACGGCTGGCCTGCATCCGCCAAGCCCTCCACGAGATTCGGGAGGAGATCTTGCTGGGGAGGCCCGCCACGAGCGTGATGGAGCGAACGCTGGCGCTGGCCTCTCGCGCTCCCAAGGTGCGTGGCGCGGTGAATGCCACCGGAATTCTCCTGCACACCAACCTGGGCCGTGCGACCCTGGCACCTGCCGCAGTCGCGGCGGTCGCGGCGGTTGCTCAGCAACACGCAACTCTGGAAGTGGACGACGAGAGCGGGGGGCGGGGAGACCGACAGGCGGGCTGTGCGGCGCTCTTGCGGGAGCTGACCGGCGCGGACGATGCCATCGTGGTCAATAACAACGCCGCCGCGACCGTGCTCGCCCTCACCGCGCTGGCATCCGGAAAGGACGTGATCCTCTCCCGCAGCGAGCTGGTGGAGATTGGGGGGCACTTTCGCCTTCCCGACGTCATTGTCCAGTCCGGGGCGCGGCTGGTCGAGGTCGGGACCACTAACCGTACCCGAGTCGGCGACTACACCCGCGCCCTCACCGAGAACACGGGGATGCTCCTACGCTGCCACCCCAGCAACTTTCGTGTCGTCGGCTTCACGGAGTCGGCGAGCCTGGAGGAGCTGGTCGCTCTGAGCCGCCAGGCCGCCGTCCCCTTCGGCGACGATATCGGCTCCGGTGCGCTCGTGGACTTCGCCCCGTTTGGCCTCACCGACGAGCCCCAGGTGCAGAAGAGTATCGCGGCGGGGGCGGATCTGGTCTGGTTCTCGGGCGATAAGCTCCTGGGCGGGCCGCAAGCGGGGATTCTGGTAGGGCGCGCGGACCTGATCGCGGTCTGCAAGAAACACCCACTCATGCGTGCCCTGCGCCCCGATAAATTAACGCTCGCCGCGCTGGAGGCTACCCTGCGGATCTACCGCGACGGTACGCATTGGGAGGAGATTCCCATCCTGCGCCGCATCCAGCGCGATCCCGGCGAGATCTCCCGCCGCTGCCGTACTGTCGCCCGCAAGCTCAAGCGGCTCGGCTACGATACCACGACCGAGGCGACTTTCTCGCAAGTCGGTGGGGGCTCGCTCCCGGACCGCCAGCTTCCCTCGCACGCGGTCGCGGTTCGTGCCGCCAACCTGCCCGCCCTCGCCCGCCAGCTCCGCCACGCTGCCACTCCCGTCTATGGCCGCATCGAGCGCGACCGGCTCCTGCTCGACCTACGCGCCGTGGACCCCGACGAAGAAGCCGCGCTGGTACGGGCCTTTGAGGGACAGAGTACATGA
- a CDS encoding aldo/keto reductase — MIKTVSLGRSGLKVSNLCLGCMNFGESTSEEDSLTILRTAVEAGVTFWDTADVYGAGRSEEILGKAFQAYGVREQVVLATKVNGAMGPGANDKGLSRCHLRLGVEASLRRLQTDWIDLYQLHRYDPTVPLDETIETLDTLVKEGKIRYWGTSTFASWQLAEAQWRADFHHRIAPVCEQAPYNILDRRLENDRAGYLQHAGWGLIVWSPLAGGQLTGKYGAISPTTLPTGSRIARNAMWRQRTNRSASEVAMAFVELAREHGHDPAVAAVAWTLVNPLVTAPIVGPRTLEQLTSLLPAASLALDETFLSAVDALVPPGTAVADFLNNAGWQVGRLPGLDNDRTGTA; from the coding sequence ATGATCAAGACCGTTTCTCTGGGGCGCTCCGGGCTGAAGGTGAGCAACCTCTGCTTGGGCTGTATGAACTTTGGCGAGTCCACGAGCGAGGAGGACTCACTGACGATCCTACGCACGGCGGTCGAGGCGGGCGTGACTTTCTGGGATACTGCCGATGTCTACGGCGCGGGCCGGAGCGAGGAGATCCTGGGAAAAGCCTTCCAAGCCTACGGGGTTCGGGAGCAGGTGGTCTTGGCGACCAAGGTGAATGGGGCGATGGGACCCGGTGCCAACGACAAGGGGCTCTCCCGGTGCCACCTGCGCCTTGGGGTCGAGGCGAGCCTGCGCCGCCTCCAGACCGACTGGATCGATCTCTACCAGCTCCACCGCTACGACCCCACCGTCCCCCTCGATGAGACAATCGAGACGCTGGACACGCTGGTCAAAGAGGGAAAGATTCGCTACTGGGGCACGAGCACGTTTGCAAGCTGGCAGCTGGCCGAGGCCCAGTGGCGCGCCGACTTCCATCACCGGATCGCCCCGGTCTGTGAGCAGGCCCCCTACAATATCCTGGACCGTCGCCTGGAGAACGACCGGGCGGGCTATCTCCAGCACGCCGGCTGGGGGCTGATTGTCTGGTCGCCGCTGGCGGGCGGACAGCTCACGGGGAAGTACGGAGCGATCTCTCCAACCACGCTTCCCACAGGCTCGCGCATCGCCCGCAATGCCATGTGGCGCCAGCGCACGAATCGCAGTGCGTCCGAGGTCGCTATGGCCTTTGTCGAACTGGCCCGTGAGCACGGCCACGATCCGGCGGTCGCCGCGGTCGCTTGGACCCTGGTAAACCCGCTGGTCACCGCCCCGATTGTCGGGCCACGTACCCTGGAGCAGCTCACGAGTCTCCTGCCCGCCGCGTCTCTGGCTCTCGACGAGACCTTTCTCTCTGCTGTTGATGCACTCGTCCCACCAGGAACCGCGGTCGCCGACTTCCTCAACAACGCGGGCTGGCAGGTGGGGCGTCTGCCAGGCCTCGACAACGACCGCACTGGGACCGCGTAA
- a CDS encoding PDZ domain-containing protein, protein MAEFFVAPGGVDSNAGTKARPFATLARAQEAARKAGGGTVTLRAGTYYLPETLVLTERDSGTTWRAARGEEAVVSGGTKLDLAWEPSRGGIWKAATPAGLTLDQLFVNGERQHMARYPNFDPSVRHFNGYAADAFSKERASRWANPTGAFLHAMHRHEWGDFHYRVTGKNADGTLAYEGGWQNNRRLGMHETFRMVENVFEELDAPGEWFHDEKANLLYFYPPEGLALKTAVVEAVRLRHLVELRGTSRVALRGLTFRHAARTFMDNKEPLQRSDWTCYRGGALYLTGTESCTIEDCLLDQLGGNAIFVSGKNRRVTVRGCHIVKAGANGVAFIGEAAAVRSPLFEYGERQTLAALDRTPGPKTDDFPTDCLVEDCLIHETGRVEKQTAPVQIEIARRITVRHCSLYDVPRAGLNIGDGCFGGHVVEHCDIFNTVLETGDHGSFNSWGRDRYWGLKDVDLNTVTLGENRNLPLLDVVEPNILRNNRWRCDHGWDIDLDDGSSHYELRNNLCLHGGIKLREGFYRVCENNVMVNNSFHPHVWYGNSQDVFRRNIVFSSYKPIGMKAPWGKECDTNLWHVPGQKTPLPATELQKQNGAEAHSIQADAQFVNPTRGDYRVKPGSPALALGFVNFPMDAFGVRKPALKALAKTPELPVNGATEANTLRTAAPRTWLGARVKNIVGLGEVSAYGLPGESGVLVLAVPVTSPLARAGVKNNDVIVALGDKRIATTADLPTTLSATKVTFYRDQQRLVRELVL, encoded by the coding sequence ATGGCGGAGTTTTTTGTGGCACCGGGTGGCGTCGATAGTAATGCAGGGACCAAGGCGCGCCCGTTTGCAACCCTCGCACGGGCGCAGGAGGCGGCGCGCAAGGCGGGCGGCGGGACAGTGACGTTGCGTGCGGGAACGTACTACCTGCCCGAGACCCTTGTGCTTACGGAGCGGGACTCGGGGACGACCTGGCGGGCGGCGAGGGGCGAGGAGGCGGTGGTGAGCGGCGGGACGAAGCTAGACCTCGCCTGGGAGCCGTCTCGGGGAGGGATCTGGAAGGCGGCAACCCCCGCGGGGCTGACGCTCGACCAGCTCTTTGTCAATGGCGAGCGCCAGCACATGGCCCGCTACCCGAACTTTGACCCCAGTGTGCGCCACTTCAACGGCTACGCCGCCGATGCCTTCTCCAAAGAGCGCGCCAGCCGCTGGGCCAACCCGACCGGCGCATTTCTCCATGCCATGCACCGCCATGAGTGGGGCGATTTTCACTACCGGGTCACGGGGAAGAACGCCGATGGCACCCTAGCCTACGAGGGCGGCTGGCAGAACAACCGTCGCCTTGGGATGCACGAGACCTTTCGGATGGTGGAGAATGTCTTCGAGGAGCTGGACGCGCCCGGCGAGTGGTTCCACGACGAAAAAGCAAATCTGCTCTACTTCTACCCGCCTGAGGGGCTGGCGCTGAAAACCGCAGTGGTGGAGGCCGTGCGCCTGCGCCACTTGGTGGAGCTGCGGGGAACCTCCCGCGTTGCGCTTCGTGGCCTGACCTTTCGTCATGCGGCGCGGACCTTTATGGACAACAAGGAGCCGCTCCAGCGGAGCGACTGGACCTGCTACCGCGGCGGCGCGCTCTATCTCACCGGCACCGAGAGCTGCACGATCGAGGACTGCCTGCTCGACCAGCTCGGGGGCAATGCGATCTTTGTCAGTGGGAAGAACCGCAGGGTCACGGTCCGTGGTTGCCATATTGTCAAGGCAGGTGCCAACGGGGTCGCGTTTATCGGCGAGGCGGCGGCTGTCCGCAGCCCGCTCTTTGAGTACGGCGAGCGCCAGACCCTCGCGGCGCTCGACCGCACCCCCGGCCCCAAGACCGACGATTTCCCCACCGACTGCTTGGTGGAGGACTGCCTGATCCACGAGACGGGCCGGGTGGAGAAGCAGACCGCGCCTGTACAGATCGAGATCGCCCGCCGGATCACGGTTCGTCACTGCTCCCTCTACGATGTGCCGCGCGCCGGGCTCAATATCGGCGATGGCTGCTTTGGCGGCCACGTGGTCGAGCACTGCGATATCTTCAACACCGTCCTGGAGACCGGCGACCACGGCTCGTTCAACTCCTGGGGGCGGGACCGCTACTGGGGCCTCAAGGATGTCGACCTCAATACCGTCACCCTGGGCGAGAACCGAAACCTGCCCCTGCTCGATGTGGTCGAGCCCAATATCCTGCGCAACAACCGCTGGCGCTGCGACCACGGCTGGGACATCGACCTCGATGATGGCTCGTCCCACTACGAGCTCCGCAACAACCTCTGTCTCCACGGGGGAATCAAGCTGCGCGAGGGCTTCTACCGGGTCTGCGAGAACAATGTGATGGTGAACAACTCGTTCCATCCGCATGTGTGGTACGGCAACAGCCAGGATGTCTTTCGGCGCAATATTGTCTTTTCCAGCTACAAGCCCATTGGGATGAAGGCGCCCTGGGGCAAGGAGTGCGACACCAACCTCTGGCACGTGCCGGGGCAAAAGACGCCGCTCCCCGCCACCGAGCTCCAGAAACAAAATGGCGCGGAGGCGCACTCTATCCAAGCGGATGCCCAGTTCGTCAACCCCACCCGCGGCGACTACCGGGTCAAGCCTGGCTCGCCGGCCTTGGCGCTAGGGTTTGTCAACTTCCCAATGGACGCGTTTGGTGTCCGCAAGCCCGCCCTCAAGGCGCTTGCCAAGACCCCTGAGCTTCCCGTCAATGGTGCGACGGAGGCGAACACGCTCCGCACCGCCGCACCGCGGACCTGGCTCGGGGCGCGGGTGAAGAACATTGTCGGCTTGGGAGAGGTCTCTGCCTATGGCCTGCCTGGTGAGTCGGGCGTGCTCGTGCTCGCCGTGCCCGTGACGAGCCCCTTGGCACGGGCGGGGGTGAAAAACAACGACGTGATTGTTGCGCTTGGAGACAAGCGCATCGCGACCACGGCGGACCTCCCTACAACTCTAAGTGCCACAAAGGTGACTTTCTACCGAGATCAGCAGCGGCTTGTCCGTGAGCTGGTGCTGTGA
- a CDS encoding proteasome accessory factor PafA2 family protein produces the protein MERRIFGIETEFGCMVRDDAAGTPEQVVEAVKNHCFYQKRWGLIDLHARDYSFEPARSGGFLLNGGRLYIDAVGDHEEYATPECTDIFDVCRYNKAGQWIVQSLLNDLGLSEIASFHNNSVDHFGGHTFGCHENYLVEMHDEDFFRASFNYLLPFLVTRQIFAGVGRVGGHRLNFSSMKNSVMTISDYDVDYQWVSNFYGVEIDPTVDFQLSQRADHIVKTISSRVRFNRAIINPKWDSYYNFSNLHRLHILYGEGNMSDYATALKVGTTCVVLSLVEDGLLGTEVEIRDPLETLRSVSRDPSWKWLVKRKSGGTIKAVDLQRIYLEAAKKRLAGVDTQTDWVLREWEATLDALETNPLTLANKLDWVAKHKIYTEFMKEEGVGWHDDVMQSLDIEYHNANRSQSLFYGLEELGEMERLVTDAEIAEATVAAPQNTRAAARADIIKKLLDKKSKDYVIDWDLVYLAKNRHLDLKNPFDTYLKEAETFTKGM, from the coding sequence ATGGAGCGACGTATCTTTGGGATCGAGACCGAGTTTGGGTGCATGGTGCGCGACGATGCAGCCGGAACCCCGGAGCAGGTTGTAGAAGCGGTTAAGAACCACTGTTTTTACCAGAAACGCTGGGGGCTCATCGACCTCCATGCCCGTGACTACTCTTTTGAACCCGCCCGAAGCGGCGGGTTTCTTCTTAACGGGGGGCGGCTCTATATCGACGCGGTCGGGGACCACGAGGAGTACGCGACCCCCGAGTGCACCGATATCTTCGATGTCTGCCGCTACAACAAGGCAGGGCAGTGGATTGTCCAGAGCCTGCTCAACGACCTCGGCCTCTCGGAGATCGCCTCGTTTCACAACAACTCCGTGGATCACTTCGGCGGCCATACGTTTGGTTGCCACGAGAACTACCTGGTGGAGATGCACGATGAAGACTTCTTCCGTGCGAGCTTCAACTACCTCCTGCCGTTTCTGGTGACCCGCCAGATCTTCGCGGGAGTCGGGCGCGTGGGCGGCCACCGGCTGAATTTTTCGTCGATGAAAAACTCCGTGATGACCATCTCGGACTACGATGTGGACTACCAGTGGGTGAGCAACTTCTACGGAGTCGAGATCGACCCGACAGTCGACTTCCAGCTCTCCCAGCGCGCCGACCACATTGTCAAGACCATCTCCAGCCGCGTGCGCTTCAACCGCGCGATCATCAACCCCAAGTGGGACAGCTACTACAACTTCTCCAACCTCCACCGCCTGCACATTCTCTACGGCGAGGGCAATATGTCCGACTACGCCACGGCGCTGAAAGTGGGCACCACGTGTGTCGTGCTCTCGCTGGTCGAGGACGGCCTACTGGGCACCGAGGTCGAGATCCGCGACCCGCTGGAGACCCTGCGCTCGGTGAGCCGGGACCCGAGCTGGAAGTGGCTGGTCAAGCGCAAGAGCGGCGGGACGATCAAGGCGGTCGACCTGCAGCGCATCTATCTGGAGGCGGCCAAGAAGCGCCTCGCCGGTGTCGATACCCAGACCGACTGGGTGCTCCGCGAGTGGGAGGCCACCCTCGATGCCCTGGAGACCAACCCGCTCACCCTTGCCAACAAGCTGGACTGGGTCGCCAAGCACAAGATCTACACCGAGTTCATGAAGGAAGAGGGGGTCGGCTGGCACGACGATGTGATGCAGAGCCTGGATATCGAGTACCACAACGCCAACCGCAGCCAGAGCCTCTTCTACGGCCTAGAGGAGCTCGGGGAGATGGAGCGCCTGGTCACCGATGCCGAGATCGCCGAAGCGACGGTCGCCGCGCCACAGAACACCCGCGCCGCCGCCCGCGCCGATATCATCAAGAAGCTCCTCGATAAAAAGTCCAAGGACTACGTCATCGACTGGGACCTCGTCTACCTGGCGAAAAACCGCCACCTCGACCTCAAGAACCCCTTCGATACCTACCTAAAAGAGGCGGAAACCTTCACCAAGGGAATGTAA
- the tsaB gene encoding tRNA (adenosine(37)-N6)-threonylcarbamoyltransferase complex dimerization subunit type 1 TsaB, whose product MLALDTSGDTCSVAVVEGQELLVEINFRHNRQLTERLPGIVTFALEQAGTTLEELDAFAVGLGPGSFTGVRVGVTMAKTWAEVLGKRVIGVSSLDALARTVSGAGIAVVAVVPSRKDEVIAAFYKPDRPNPIAEPDVMPTSEVIAKAVEALGEPRLLVLGECAHWISPSPLAVIRAASPRAFQVARLGQARLRVHGPDDPATLAPLYIAPPPIRTKPGAEAPA is encoded by the coding sequence ATGCTTGCGCTGGACACGTCCGGCGATACCTGCTCGGTGGCGGTGGTGGAGGGGCAAGAGCTCCTCGTGGAGATCAACTTTCGGCACAATCGTCAGCTCACCGAGCGCCTGCCGGGGATTGTCACATTCGCACTGGAGCAGGCGGGGACGACCCTGGAGGAGCTGGATGCTTTTGCGGTCGGGCTGGGGCCGGGGAGCTTCACGGGTGTTCGGGTCGGGGTGACCATGGCCAAGACCTGGGCCGAGGTGCTCGGCAAGCGCGTCATTGGGGTCAGTAGCCTCGATGCCCTGGCCCGCACGGTCTCGGGGGCGGGGATAGCGGTTGTTGCTGTGGTGCCGTCGCGCAAGGACGAAGTGATCGCGGCGTTCTACAAGCCCGACCGGCCCAATCCCATCGCCGAGCCGGATGTGATGCCGACAAGCGAGGTTATCGCCAAGGCGGTCGAGGCTCTGGGCGAGCCGCGCTTGCTGGTCTTGGGCGAGTGCGCCCACTGGATCAGCCCCAGCCCGCTGGCCGTGATCCGCGCCGCCTCGCCGCGTGCCTTTCAGGTCGCACGCCTGGGGCAGGCACGCCTGCGTGTCCACGGCCCCGACGATCCCGCGACCCTGGCACCGCTCTATATCGCGCCCCCGCCGATTCGCACTAAGCCCGGCGCGGAGGCCCCTGCGTGA